A single Streptomyces sp. 2114.4 DNA region contains:
- a CDS encoding cytochrome c oxidase subunit 4, translated as MKIQGKMFIWLSVFVLAMAIVYGVWSKEPAGTTALFLAFGLCIMVGYYLAFTARRVDAGAQDNENAEVSDDAGELGFFSPHSWQPLSLAVGGALAFLGVVFGWWLMYFSAPVILVGLFGWVFEYYRGENRTQ; from the coding sequence GTGAAGATCCAGGGCAAGATGTTCATCTGGCTCTCCGTCTTCGTCCTCGCCATGGCGATCGTCTATGGCGTCTGGTCGAAGGAGCCCGCGGGTACCACCGCACTGTTCCTCGCCTTCGGCCTGTGCATCATGGTGGGCTACTACCTGGCCTTCACGGCCCGGCGGGTCGACGCGGGTGCCCAGGACAACGAGAACGCCGAGGTCTCGGACGACGCCGGTGAGCTGGGCTTCTTCAGCCCGCACAGCTGGCAGCCGCTGTCCCTGGCCGTCGGTGGCGCGCTCGCCTTCCTGGGCGTGGTCTTCGGCTGGTGGCTGATGTACTTCTCGGCTCCGGTGATCCTCGTCGGCCTCTTCGGCTGGGTCTTCGAGTACTACCGCGGCGAGAACCGCACGCAGTAA
- the ctaD gene encoding cytochrome c oxidase subunit I — protein MSILNEPQGAAADTAPAAPPVRKKQPGIAVVKWLTTTDHKTIGTMYLVTSFAFFCVGGLMALLMRAELARPGTQIMSNEQFNQAFTMHGTIMLLMFATPLFAGFANWIMPLQIGAPDVAFPRLNMFAYWLYLFGSLIAVAGFLTPQGAADFGWFAYSPLSDAVRSPGVGADMWIMGLAFSGFGTILGSVNFITTIICMRAPGMTMFRMPIFTWNVLLTGVLVLLAFPVLAAALFALEADRKFGAHVFDAANGGALLWQHLFWFFGHPEVYIIALPFFGIISEVIPVFSRKPMFGYMGLIAATVSIAGLSVTVWAHHMYVTGGVLLPFFSFMTFLIAVPTGVKFFNWIGTMWKGSLSFETPMLWTIGFLITFTFGGLTGVILASPPMDFHVSDSYFVVAHFHYVVFGTVVFAMFAGFHFWWPKFTGKMLDERLGKITFWTLFVGFHGTFLVQHWLGAEGMPRRYADYLAADGYTTLNTISTISSFLLGLSILPFLYNVWKTAKYGEKIEVDDPWGYGRSLEWATSCPPPRHNFLTLPRIRSESPAFDLHHPEIAALDALHNGRASEDDKALAGGKEAGK, from the coding sequence GTGAGCATCCTCAACGAACCTCAGGGTGCCGCCGCCGATACGGCTCCGGCAGCACCGCCCGTACGCAAGAAGCAACCCGGCATCGCCGTGGTGAAGTGGCTGACGACCACTGACCACAAGACCATCGGCACGATGTACCTGGTCACGTCGTTCGCGTTCTTCTGCGTCGGCGGACTGATGGCGCTGCTGATGCGCGCCGAGCTCGCCCGTCCCGGCACGCAGATCATGTCGAACGAGCAGTTCAACCAGGCGTTCACGATGCACGGCACGATCATGCTGCTGATGTTCGCGACGCCGCTGTTCGCCGGCTTCGCGAACTGGATCATGCCGCTGCAGATCGGCGCGCCCGACGTGGCGTTCCCGCGGCTGAACATGTTCGCCTACTGGCTGTACCTCTTCGGCTCGCTGATCGCGGTGGCCGGCTTCCTCACCCCGCAGGGTGCGGCGGACTTCGGCTGGTTCGCGTACTCGCCGCTCTCGGACGCGGTGCGTTCGCCGGGCGTCGGCGCGGACATGTGGATCATGGGTCTGGCCTTCTCGGGCTTCGGCACGATCCTCGGTTCGGTCAACTTCATCACGACGATCATCTGCATGCGGGCTCCCGGCATGACGATGTTCCGGATGCCGATCTTCACCTGGAATGTGCTGCTGACCGGTGTGCTGGTCCTGCTGGCCTTCCCGGTGCTGGCGGCGGCGCTGTTCGCGCTGGAGGCGGACCGTAAATTCGGGGCGCATGTCTTCGATGCCGCAAATGGCGGGGCATTGCTCTGGCAGCATCTCTTCTGGTTCTTCGGCCATCCAGAGGTGTACATCATCGCCTTGCCGTTCTTCGGGATCATTTCCGAGGTCATTCCGGTGTTCTCCCGGAAGCCGATGTTCGGTTACATGGGTCTGATTGCGGCGACGGTGTCGATTGCCGGTCTGTCGGTCACGGTGTGGGCGCACCACATGTATGTGACGGGCGGTGTGCTGTTGCCGTTCTTCTCGTTCATGACGTTCCTGATCGCGGTGCCGACCGGTGTGAAGTTCTTCAACTGGATCGGCACGATGTGGAAGGGCTCGCTGTCCTTCGAGACGCCGATGCTGTGGACGATCGGCTTCCTGATCACCTTCACCTTCGGTGGTCTGACCGGTGTCATCCTGGCGTCGCCGCCGATGGACTTCCACGTCTCGGACTCGTACTTCGTGGTGGCGCACTTCCACTACGTGGTGTTCGGCACGGTCGTCTTCGCGATGTTCGCCGGCTTCCACTTCTGGTGGCCGAAGTTCACCGGCAAGATGCTGGACGAGCGGCTGGGCAAGATCACCTTCTGGACGCTGTTCGTGGGCTTCCACGGCACCTTCCTCGTCCAGCACTGGCTGGGCGCCGAGGGCATGCCGCGGCGTTACGCGGACTACCTCGCGGCCGACGGCTACACGACGCTGAACACCATCTCGACGATCAGCTCGTTCCTGCTGGGCCTGTCGATCCTGCCGTTCCTCTACAACGTCTGGAAGACGGCGAAGTACGGCGAGAAGATCGAGGTCGACGACCCGTGGGGCTACGGCCGCTCGCTGGAGTGGGCGACGTCCTGCCCGCCGCCGCGGCACAACTTCCTCACCCTGCCGCGCATTCGCTCCGAATCCCCGGCGTTCGACCTGCACCACCCGGAGATCGCAGCCCTCGACGCGCTGCACAACGGCCGCGCCTCCGAGGATGACAAGGCCCTCGCCGGCGGCAAGGAGGCGGGCAAGTGA
- the coxB gene encoding cytochrome c oxidase subunit II — protein sequence MSPNGSDRSSRRPMRRKLPQVLAAGLVLATATGCTYKDFPRLGMPTPVTDEAPRILSLWQGSWAAALATGVLVWGLIIWSVIFHRRSRSKVEVPPQTRYNMPIEALYTIVPFIIIAVLFYFTARDESAILKTSKKPDHIVNVVGFQWSWAFNYLENVDGKKSTSNINSPALDAVPPKWKKGAPAGADGVYDAGTPGERNPQTGNPGPTLWLPKGETVQFVLTSRDVIHSFWVVPFLMKQDVIPGHTNVFEVTPNKEGTFMGKCAELCGVDHSRMLFNVKVVSPERYREHLKDLAKKGQTGYLPSGIKQTDHARNAETKNQ from the coding sequence GTGAGTCCCAACGGCTCCGACCGCTCGTCGCGGCGCCCGATGCGGCGGAAGCTGCCGCAGGTGCTTGCTGCGGGCCTGGTCCTGGCGACCGCGACTGGTTGCACATATAAGGACTTCCCCCGCCTCGGCATGCCAACGCCCGTCACCGACGAGGCGCCGCGGATCCTCTCTCTTTGGCAGGGCTCCTGGGCCGCCGCCCTCGCAACGGGCGTGCTGGTCTGGGGCCTGATCATCTGGAGCGTGATCTTCCACCGCCGCAGCAGGTCCAAGGTGGAGGTCCCCCCGCAGACGCGGTACAACATGCCGATCGAGGCGTTGTACACGATCGTCCCGTTCATCATCATCGCGGTGCTGTTCTACTTCACCGCGCGTGATGAGAGCGCAATCCTCAAGACCTCCAAGAAGCCCGACCACATCGTCAACGTGGTCGGCTTCCAGTGGAGCTGGGCGTTCAACTACCTCGAGAACGTGGACGGCAAGAAGTCCACCTCGAACATCAACTCCCCCGCTCTGGACGCGGTCCCGCCCAAGTGGAAGAAGGGCGCTCCGGCCGGTGCCGACGGCGTCTACGACGCGGGCACCCCGGGCGAGCGCAACCCGCAGACCGGCAACCCGGGCCCGACCCTGTGGCTGCCGAAGGGCGAGACCGTCCAGTTCGTGCTGACCTCCCGTGACGTCATCCACTCCTTCTGGGTGGTGCCCTTCCTGATGAAGCAGGACGTCATCCCGGGCCACACCAACGTCTTCGAGGTGACCCCCAACAAGGAGGGCACCTTCATGGGCAAGTGCGCCGAGCTCTGCGGAGTCGACCACTCCCGGATGCTCTTCAACGTCAAGGTCGTCTCCCCCGAGCGTTACCGGGAACACCTGAAGGACCTGGCGAAGAAGGGCCAGACCGGATACCTGCCGTCGGGCATCAAGCAGACGGATCACGCCAGGAATGCGGAGACCAAGAACCAGTGA